The following coding sequences are from one Methanohalophilus halophilus window:
- a CDS encoding M42 family metallopeptidase: MEIEKLLEELANAHGISGNEESIRKIMEREIKPYVDTIEVDKMGNLIGTKKGTGPSIMLAAHMDEIGLMVKYIDENGFLRFVTIGGWFDQTLHSQRVMVHTNKGPIPGVIGSKPPHVMKDEDKKKPIKAEEMFVDVGAKDKEDAENLGIEVGTPISIDRNFVALQNGLYTSKAFDNRVGVAMVIDALKQISEMDIDATIYAVGTVQEEVGLKGARTSAFGLEPDIAIATDVTIPGDHPGIEKKDSALEVGKGPVITVVDGAGRGLMADKQVVKWLKETAQENDLPHQLDVGDGGTTDATAIHLTRDGVPSSTISVAARYIHSPVEVISIDDLKASASLVAKAAKNVGKYF; encoded by the coding sequence ATGGAAATAGAAAAACTTCTTGAAGAACTGGCAAACGCCCACGGAATTTCCGGCAATGAAGAAAGTATCCGCAAAATAATGGAGAGGGAAATCAAGCCCTATGTCGATACCATTGAAGTAGATAAAATGGGAAATCTCATAGGTACCAAAAAAGGCACAGGTCCTTCCATTATGCTTGCTGCACATATGGATGAGATAGGGCTTATGGTAAAATACATCGATGAGAATGGATTTCTCCGATTTGTGACTATCGGCGGCTGGTTTGACCAGACACTTCACAGCCAGCGTGTCATGGTGCACACCAACAAGGGACCGATCCCGGGTGTCATCGGTTCCAAACCCCCACATGTAATGAAAGATGAGGATAAAAAGAAACCGATAAAGGCAGAAGAAATGTTTGTAGATGTCGGGGCAAAGGACAAGGAAGATGCCGAAAACTTAGGGATTGAAGTTGGTACACCCATTTCTATAGACAGGAATTTCGTGGCATTGCAAAATGGCCTCTACACCTCTAAAGCCTTTGATAACCGGGTTGGAGTTGCCATGGTGATCGACGCCCTGAAACAAATTTCCGAGATGGATATTGATGCCACGATTTATGCTGTGGGAACGGTTCAGGAAGAGGTGGGGCTTAAAGGTGCACGCACATCTGCTTTCGGCCTGGAGCCGGATATTGCAATTGCAACAGATGTCACCATCCCCGGCGATCATCCCGGCATAGAAAAGAAAGATTCAGCCCTGGAAGTTGGCAAGGGTCCGGTAATTACTGTAGTTGATGGTGCTGGCAGGGGCCTGATGGCAGACAAACAGGTAGTCAAATGGCTAAAAGAAACAGCACAGGAGAATGACCTGCCCCACCAGCTCGATGTGGGAGACGGAGGAACCACCGACGCAACCGCAATACACCTGACAAGGGACGGTGTGCCCTCAAGTACTATCAGTGTAGCTGCAAGGTATATTCACTCACCGGTAGAAGTGATTTCCATTGATGATCTTAAAGCAAGCGCCTCCCTTGTTGCAAAAGCAGCTAAAAATGTAGGGAAGTATTTCTAA
- a CDS encoding (R)-citramalate synthase, with product MALFENVRFLDTTLRDGEQTPGVALTCEEKLWIARKLDEMGVHIIEAGSAITSEGERNAIRGITAEGLDSEICSYCRIMKQDVDYALECDVDSIHLVAPVSDLHINVKLKKDRQAVREMSTSVIEYAKDHGLIVEFSGEDASRADFDFLKSLYQEGIDAGADRLCYCDTVGMLVPEKTENIFSELSRACNVPVSIHCHDDFGLSVANTIAALKAGAGEAHMTINGIGERAGNTSLEEVVMILEWLYDHRTGIKSEEIYKTSRLVSRLTGIPVAINKSLVGGNAFTHEAGIHVHGLLADTSTYEPLKPEVLGRERKIVLGKHAGKSSVTLALKELGLEVDDSQLNEILSRVKEIGDHGKHVTDSDLQTIADTVLNIYRESRVKLKDFTIVSGNQVMPTASVRITVDGEEVVEADIGDGPVDAVVKGIRKAVSGIGDVQLEEYHVDAITGGTDALVEVRVKLSKDGKMVSSRGARTDIITASVEAVINAINQLMN from the coding sequence ATTGCATTATTCGAAAATGTACGCTTTCTGGACACTACCCTGAGAGACGGTGAACAAACACCCGGTGTAGCACTGACTTGTGAAGAAAAACTCTGGATCGCCCGTAAACTGGACGAGATGGGAGTACACATCATCGAAGCAGGCTCTGCCATCACCTCCGAAGGTGAGAGAAACGCTATAAGAGGCATCACTGCTGAAGGTCTTGATTCTGAAATATGCAGTTATTGCCGTATAATGAAACAGGATGTAGACTACGCTCTGGAATGCGATGTGGATTCAATCCATCTGGTCGCACCTGTATCAGACCTGCATATCAATGTGAAATTGAAAAAGGACAGGCAAGCAGTCAGGGAAATGTCAACCAGTGTAATTGAATACGCAAAAGACCATGGCCTGATTGTTGAATTCAGCGGGGAAGATGCATCCAGAGCAGATTTTGATTTCCTGAAAAGCCTCTATCAGGAAGGGATCGATGCTGGAGCCGACAGGTTATGCTATTGTGATACTGTGGGAATGCTGGTTCCCGAAAAAACGGAAAATATTTTCAGCGAACTTTCCAGGGCATGCAATGTACCGGTAAGCATTCACTGCCATGATGATTTCGGACTATCGGTAGCCAATACTATAGCTGCCCTGAAAGCCGGGGCCGGGGAAGCCCATATGACCATAAATGGGATCGGTGAAAGGGCCGGGAATACCTCGCTGGAAGAAGTTGTGATGATCCTGGAATGGCTTTATGATCACAGAACCGGTATAAAATCAGAAGAAATTTATAAAACATCCAGACTGGTCAGCCGCTTGACCGGCATACCTGTGGCCATCAACAAATCGCTCGTCGGAGGCAATGCATTCACCCATGAAGCAGGCATTCATGTACACGGACTGCTGGCAGACACTTCGACATATGAGCCCCTGAAACCCGAAGTTCTGGGCAGGGAAAGAAAAATAGTTCTGGGCAAACACGCCGGCAAAAGCTCAGTAACCCTGGCATTGAAAGAACTGGGACTTGAAGTAGACGATTCACAACTCAATGAGATTCTCAGCCGGGTCAAGGAAATAGGTGACCATGGAAAACATGTCACAGATTCCGATTTACAAACAATTGCTGATACCGTACTGAACATTTACAGGGAATCCCGGGTCAAACTCAAAGATTTCACCATCGTATCCGGTAACCAGGTTATGCCAACCGCATCGGTAAGGATAACCGTGGATGGTGAGGAAGTTGTGGAAGCCGATATCGGGGATGGTCCCGTAGATGCAGTTGTAAAAGGAATACGCAAGGCTGTATCAGGTATTGGGGATGTACAGCTGGAAGAATACCACGTCGACGCGATTACCGGCGGTACTGATGCTCTGGTGGAAGTGCGTGTTAAACTTTCAAAGGATGGAAAAATGGTTAGCTCCCGGGGTGCCCGTACAGATATAATCACAGCATCCGTTGAAGCTGTGATAAATGCAATAAACCAGCTAATGAATTGA
- a CDS encoding acetolactate synthase large subunit, translating into MSENNNKMTGARAIIECLYEENVEVIFGYPGGVLLHIYDEIYKSDLRHILVRHEQAAAHAAEGYARATGKVGVCLATSGPGATNLVTGIANAYMDSIPMVALTGQVPSSMIGNDAFQEANITGITMPITKHNYLVQDAKDLPRIIKEAFHIASTGRPGPVLIDIPKDITTEEIEFSYPDKVDLKGYKPTYKGNLQQVKRAASAIEKAHQPLIYAGGGILGSNASGELLQFAEHVQTPVTTTLTGIGGFPTQHPLYVGMPGMHGTKYANYAIQECDLLIAVGARFDDRVTGKLASFAPNAKILHIDIDPAEISKNIQVDIPIVGDAKNILASLYKYVKPVEKETRKEWLDRIEGWKKSYPLHYVGEQDGLKPQYIIEQIYEACKDAIIVTEVGQHQMWAAQYYKFSQPRSFITSGGLGTMGYGYPASIGAKVGKPDRVVFNIAGDGSFQMNSQEIATAVQNDIPVIVAIMNNGYLGMVRQWQELFFEKRYSHTCIRDSVDFVKLAEAYGAVGIRVEKTSEVKPALEKAMDSGKPVIIDFIVECEENVSPMVPAGAPINEILDLERKE; encoded by the coding sequence ATGAGTGAAAATAACAACAAGATGACAGGTGCACGCGCAATCATCGAGTGCCTCTATGAGGAAAATGTGGAGGTTATCTTCGGCTATCCCGGTGGTGTCCTTCTTCACATATATGATGAGATATACAAGTCCGATCTCAGACACATTCTTGTCAGGCATGAACAGGCAGCAGCCCATGCCGCAGAAGGATACGCAAGAGCAACCGGCAAGGTTGGTGTATGTCTTGCAACTTCCGGACCCGGAGCCACCAACCTTGTAACCGGTATCGCAAATGCCTACATGGATTCTATACCTATGGTCGCACTCACAGGACAGGTTCCCAGTTCAATGATAGGTAATGATGCGTTCCAGGAAGCAAATATAACCGGCATCACAATGCCAATCACCAAGCATAACTATCTTGTACAGGATGCAAAAGATCTGCCCCGTATAATCAAGGAGGCTTTCCACATTGCATCCACAGGAAGACCGGGGCCCGTGTTGATAGATATACCCAAGGATATCACAACCGAGGAAATCGAATTTTCCTATCCGGATAAAGTGGACCTTAAAGGTTACAAACCAACCTACAAGGGAAATCTCCAGCAGGTAAAGCGGGCTGCATCTGCAATTGAAAAGGCCCATCAGCCTTTGATATATGCAGGTGGTGGAATACTGGGGTCCAATGCCAGTGGAGAACTACTGCAGTTTGCTGAACATGTACAGACGCCCGTTACCACTACCCTCACCGGAATAGGAGGGTTCCCGACACAGCATCCCCTGTACGTAGGAATGCCCGGCATGCACGGAACTAAATATGCCAACTACGCCATACAGGAATGTGACCTTCTCATAGCAGTCGGTGCCAGATTTGACGACCGTGTGACGGGGAAACTTGCATCCTTTGCACCCAATGCAAAAATCCTGCATATTGACATCGATCCTGCTGAGATTTCCAAGAACATACAGGTGGATATACCGATTGTCGGGGATGCAAAGAACATCCTAGCCTCCCTTTACAAATATGTAAAGCCTGTTGAGAAAGAAACCAGGAAAGAGTGGCTTGACAGAATAGAGGGCTGGAAAAAATCCTATCCACTGCACTATGTTGGGGAACAGGACGGGCTCAAACCCCAGTACATTATTGAACAGATCTATGAAGCATGCAAAGATGCTATCATAGTTACTGAAGTCGGCCAGCACCAGATGTGGGCAGCCCAGTATTACAAATTTAGCCAACCTCGCAGTTTCATCACATCCGGAGGACTTGGGACAATGGGATACGGCTATCCTGCATCAATCGGTGCCAAGGTCGGAAAGCCCGATAGGGTTGTATTCAATATTGCGGGTGATGGTTCGTTCCAGATGAATTCACAGGAAATCGCAACTGCTGTCCAGAATGACATCCCGGTGATCGTAGCCATAATGAACAACGGTTATCTGGGAATGGTCAGGCAGTGGCAGGAATTGTTCTTTGAAAAACGTTATTCACATACCTGCATCCGGGACAGTGTTGATTTCGTGAAACTGGCCGAAGCTTATGGTGCGGTTGGTATCAGGGTCGAGAAAACTTCCGAGGTAAAACCGGCCCTTGAAAAAGCGATGGATTCCGGTAAACCGGTAATTATAGACTTTATTGTAGAATGTGAAGAGAACGTATCACCAATGGTGCCTGCAGGTGCACCTATCAATGAAATACTTGACCTGGAGAGGAAAGAATGA
- the ilvN gene encoding acetolactate synthase small subunit has translation MRHTLAVLVENKFGVLSRVAGLFARRGYNIDSLAVGVTEDPNVSRMTLVVRGDDHVVEQVSKQLNKLIDVIRVTDLGADESVERELALIKVKSDKDTRAEIIQIVDIFRARIVDVASKSITIEVTGDEEKIAAIEKLLKPFGIKELVRTGRIALTRGSKSS, from the coding sequence ATGAGACACACACTTGCAGTTCTGGTAGAGAATAAGTTCGGAGTGCTGTCAAGGGTGGCAGGGCTCTTTGCAAGACGCGGTTATAATATCGATAGTCTTGCAGTAGGAGTTACCGAAGATCCTAACGTCTCCAGAATGACCCTGGTGGTCCGCGGAGATGACCATGTAGTAGAACAGGTTAGCAAACAACTGAATAAGCTGATCGATGTAATTCGTGTTACAGATCTTGGTGCTGACGAATCCGTGGAAAGGGAACTGGCTCTTATCAAGGTCAAGTCCGATAAAGATACAAGGGCAGAGATAATCCAGATAGTGGATATCTTTCGTGCACGTATTGTTGACGTAGCGTCAAAATCCATTACCATTGAAGTTACCGGTGATGAAGAAAAAATTGCCGCTATCGAGAAACTTCTCAAACCCTTCGGAATCAAGGAACTTGTCCGTACAGGAAGAATTGCCCTAACAAGGGGCTCAAAAAGTTCATAA